The sequence below is a genomic window from Bacteroidia bacterium.
TTGCGCCAGTAGCTCCGTTTGTACCGTTTGTTCCGGCAGCACCAGTTGGCCCTGTAGCTCCTGTAGCTCCGTTTGTACCATTAGTTCCTGCAGTGCCAGTTGGCCCTGTAGCTCCTGTAGCTCCGTTTGTACCATTAGTTCCTGCAGCACCGGTTGGTCCTGTTGCGCCAGTAGCTCCGTTTGTACCGTTAGTTCCTGCAGCACCAGTTGGTCCTGTTGCGCCAGTAGCTCCGTTTGTACCGTTAGTTCCTGCAGTACCGGTTGGACCAGTAGCTCCTGTTGCACCTGTTGCACCGTTTGTTCCGGCAGCACCTGTAGCGCCAGTGGCACCTGTTGCTCCGTTAGTTCCGTTTGTTCCTGCGGCACCAGTTGCGCCAGTAGCTCCTGTTGCACCTGTTGATCCATTTGTTCCGGCAGCACCAGTGGCACCGGTGGCACCGTTAGTTCCAGCAGCACCAGTTGCGCCGGTAGCACCTGTAGCTCCATTAGTTCCGTTTGAACCGGCAGCACCTGTTGGGCCGGTAGCACCAGTAACACCAGTAGCACCAGTAGCTCCGTTTGTTCCTGCGGCACCAGTTGCGCCGGTAGCACCTGTTGCTCCGTTTGTTCCGTTAGTTCCTGCAGCACCGGTTGCGCCTGTGGCACCAGTTGGTCCTGTAGCTCCGTTAGTTCCCGTAGCACCGGTAGCACCAGCTGTACCCGCTGCTCCAGTTGCTCCAGTTGCCCCATTTGTTCCGGCAGCGCCAGTTGGACCAGTTGGACCTGTTGCACCATCAATTCCATTGGCACCTGCAGCACCAGTTGCACCTGTTGCTCCTGGATTGCCAGGATTTGCTGAATTTAAAGAAAAAAGGGCAAATGGAACTGAAAGAAGTTCAGTTGTTCCAATCGATTGGAAATTATTTCCTCCACTTGCATCTGCTTCAACCTCTACAAACATATCGGATGTTCCCCAAGGTATGCTAATGTAGCTGCCAATAACTGGAGTTCCTGAACCTATTTTAATATTGAAAAGTCCGACGTTATTAGTATTTGTTAAATGAGTTTCCTGGTAAACAATTGTTCCTGCAGGAGAAACCTGACGCAAACTAATACGTAAATTGACTGCTTGGTTTTGTTGAACAATACCGGCATTATTTCTTAACACACCTTGGTAGCTGATAAAACCGGATTGGGAAAATCCTTGGCTTGTTAAGCAAAACGTAAAAATGAGGATGGATAAGACTCTTTTCATAATCAGGCTATTTAATGGAGTTAATGTCTTTATCATTCAAATACAATTTTGTTGAAGTATTGATGCCCATTTCGTTCAATTTCTATCATATACATTCCGGGCACTATTTGTTCAGGGGTTAAAATCAATTCGTTTTTAGAATAATTAAATTGTTCGAATACTAATTTTCCTGCAACATCATGTATTTTAATAGAGACAGGTCTAAATTCTGCATTTCTTATTTTGACAGACATATAATCATCTGCTGGATTAGGATAGATTTGCACCCAATTGGCTAAATTATCTTCGTCAATTCCATCAGGTGTAGGGTTGTTATTCATATATATCCCAGGGGCTACATCTGAACCAGGGGCATTTAAGGTATCAATCCAAAAGTTTAATTCACCTTCAACGGAATCATTAAAATTTAGGCATGGAGTATAGGTTTGATCCGGAGTTCCAGGCATTGCAGAATTAAAATGTTCTAAACCGGCATAATTTACATAAATTCTGTAACAATCTCCACCAACAATATCAGCAGGTAAGTTGTTGAATTCATAATAACCATTGTTATCGGTTTGAGTGTAATCAATTAACCTAGAGGGTACCGAATCCTTTTCAATAACAACGTCAATTAAAGGTATTGGGTCATTACTTGTTTCAGTCTTTCCGTATGCATTATCCCAACGAATATAACCCCAAACTCGACCCGGTCCTGAATGAGGTTCAACTTCTACAAGTGGAAAATTCAAGGTTGTGGTATCTCCGCAATTGGAAAAAACTGAGTCTGCATTTTGCCACAGGTAAACCGGAATTGTATCAAAATCAAAATATGTACAAACTGCAAGAGGAATGTTTGAAATGTTTCTTGGCCGAGCAAGTAAATAGTAAAAAACATCATCAAGATTTCCTTGAATTCTATATCTTCCATTAGCATCTGTAAAAGCAGAACGAGGGAAGTTTAAGGTATCAATGTTTGGTACTAAATCATAGTTTTCTAAAGCACCTAAAGCGTAGTCAGTTGGGAAAAGGAAAACTTCCACATCACCGGCACCCACTGGTACACCGCCATATGTAATAGTCCCTTCAAACCACCCACCAGTGGTACTAACCTCCAAGTTTTGGTTTGCCGATACCGTACAACCATGGAAATCATTTACAACAACTAAATAAGAAAAGGTATTAATAGGATAGAAAATTGGATTAGGAACGTTTGTTTCTCCAATTATATCTTGAGAGTTGGACCAAGAATAGGTGTAAGGCAGAGTTCCTCCTGTCACAATCATATCAAATTGTGCAATCCCATCTAAACAAGCCGTTAAGGATTCTGGATAG
It includes:
- a CDS encoding T9SS type A sorting domain-containing protein, coding for MRLLLLLLLFPLFVLKGFGQQILQQDFNPGGGVLNGNGNSISFSIGQPLYSEIINGSTSINGGFQQGLSTFPISVSTDSVDCNGTQTGAAGLTILGGSPNYTIQWSSGQSDTDSVYGLSAGIYQVTVIDAFGMQSDTTFEIQEPPVLSAISASYPESLTACLDGIAQFDMIVTGGTLPYTYSWSNSQDIIGETNVPNPIFYPINTFSYLVVVNDFHGCTVSANQNLEVSTTGGWFEGTITYGGVPVGAGDVEVFLFPTDYALGALENYDLVPNIDTLNFPRSAFTDANGRYRIQGNLDDVFYYLLARPRNISNIPLAVCTYFDFDTIPVYLWQNADSVFSNCGDTTTLNFPLVEVEPHSGPGRVWGYIRWDNAYGKTETSNDPIPLIDVVIEKDSVPSRLIDYTQTDNNGYYEFNNLPADIVGGDCYRIYVNYAGLEHFNSAMPGTPDQTYTPCLNFNDSVEGELNFWIDTLNAPGSDVAPGIYMNNNPTPDGIDEDNLANWVQIYPNPADDYMSVKIRNAEFRPVSIKIHDVAGKLVFEQFNYSKNELILTPEQIVPGMYMIEIERNGHQYFNKIVFE
- a CDS encoding collagen-like protein, with translation MIKTLTPLNSLIMKRVLSILIFTFCLTSQGFSQSGFISYQGVLRNNAGIVQQNQAVNLRISLRQVSPAGTIVYQETHLTNTNNVGLFNIKIGSGTPVIGSYISIPWGTSDMFVEVEADASGGNNFQSIGTTELLSVPFALFSLNSANPGNPGATGATGAAGANGIDGATGPTGPTGAAGTNGATGATGAAGTAGATGATGTNGATGPTGATGATGAAGTNGTNGATGATGATGAAGTNGATGATGVTGATGPTGAAGSNGTNGATGATGATGAAGTNGATGATGAAGTNGSTGATGATGATGAAGTNGTNGATGATGATGAAGTNGATGATGATGPTGTAGTNGTNGATGATGPTGAAGTNGTNGATGATGPTGAAGTNGTNGATGATGPTGTAGTNGTNGATGATGPTGAAGTNGTNGATGATGPTGAAGTNGTNGTNGATGATGPTGAAGSNGTNGTNGATGATGPTGPTGPTGAAGSNGTNGTNGATGATGATGPTGAAGSNGTNGTNGATGATGATGPTGAAGSNGTNGTNGATGATGA